A genome region from Tolypothrix sp. PCC 7712 includes the following:
- a CDS encoding sulfite exporter TauE/SafE family protein, whose amino-acid sequence MSNILIQMLLIGLVAGIAGGMFGIGGGAIMVPAMVLLIGLDQKFATGTSIAAQILPIGILGAAVYYRNGQLNIKYAVIIAVGLVIGNLFGALFANQPFISSETMKKLYGIFLLLLGARYLWNN is encoded by the coding sequence ATGTCTAATATTCTCATTCAAATGTTGCTAATTGGTTTAGTTGCTGGCATTGCTGGCGGGATGTTTGGAATTGGTGGTGGGGCAATTATGGTACCAGCAATGGTATTACTGATAGGATTGGATCAAAAATTTGCCACAGGTACTTCCATTGCTGCACAAATTTTACCAATTGGGATTTTAGGAGCAGCAGTTTACTATCGCAATGGTCAACTAAATATTAAATATGCTGTGATTATTGCAGTCGGTTTAGTAATCGGCAATTTATTTGGGGCATTGTTTGCCAATCAGCCTTTTATTAGTAGCGAGACAATGAAGAAGTTGTATGGTATCTTTTTACTACTTTTAGGCGCTCGCTATTTATGGAATAACTGA
- a CDS encoding BMP family ABC transporter substrate-binding protein has product MDRRNFLKYVTLAGSSFALTSCIQGRRNSQLQSDVTPTASPVVVNEPLKVGFVYLGPVGDFGWTYAHDLGRREMEANLQDKVKTTFIENVSEADAERVIRQLAVDGSKLIFTTSLSYMNATMKVAKEFPQVIFEHCTGSQLAANVGTYSGRFEEPRYLTGMIAGKMTKSNIIGFIGAYPIPEVIRGINAFTLGLRTTNPQAKVRVLWVQNWYHPAKERETAQALINLGADVLTQHTDSTAAMQLAAAKGIYAFGYNSDMSSFGAKAHLTSAINKWGKFYIDTALAVMNNTWKPQQTWSGIAQGMVDISPMNQAIPSDVQQLVNAKREQFIQGTAHPFDGPIKDQKGVVRVPKGKALDDQLQEKMDWYVQGIEGSIP; this is encoded by the coding sequence ATGGATCGTCGGAATTTTCTCAAATATGTAACTTTAGCGGGGTCTAGCTTTGCCTTGACTAGCTGTATTCAAGGTAGAAGAAATTCCCAATTGCAAAGCGATGTCACCCCAACAGCCTCACCTGTAGTAGTCAACGAACCGCTAAAGGTGGGGTTTGTTTATTTAGGGCCTGTAGGCGATTTTGGCTGGACTTATGCTCACGATTTAGGTCGTAGAGAAATGGAAGCGAATCTTCAGGATAAGGTGAAAACTACTTTTATTGAAAATGTCAGTGAAGCTGATGCAGAAAGGGTAATTCGCCAGTTAGCAGTAGATGGTAGCAAATTAATTTTTACAACTTCCTTAAGCTACATGAACGCCACAATGAAAGTAGCTAAGGAATTTCCCCAAGTCATCTTTGAGCATTGTACAGGTTCTCAACTGGCTGCCAATGTCGGCACTTACTCCGGACGCTTTGAAGAACCTCGCTACTTAACCGGTATGATTGCCGGCAAAATGACCAAATCAAATATCATTGGTTTTATTGGCGCATACCCTATTCCTGAAGTCATTCGCGGGATAAATGCATTTACGCTAGGATTGCGAACCACTAATCCCCAAGCAAAAGTGAGAGTGTTATGGGTGCAAAATTGGTATCACCCTGCGAAAGAAAGGGAAACAGCCCAAGCTTTGATTAATTTAGGTGCAGATGTACTGACACAGCATACTGACTCGACTGCTGCTATGCAATTAGCCGCAGCCAAAGGTATTTATGCTTTTGGTTACAACAGTGACATGAGCAGCTTTGGTGCGAAAGCACACCTAACATCAGCAATTAATAAATGGGGAAAATTTTATATAGATACAGCCTTAGCTGTGATGAATAATACCTGGAAGCCACAACAGACTTGGAGTGGTATTGCTCAAGGTATGGTAGATATTTCCCCTATGAATCAGGCGATTCCTAGCGATGTTCAGCAATTAGTCAACGCCAAGCGCGAACAGTTTATTCAAGGTACAGCCCATCCTTTTGATGGCCCAATCAAAGACCAAAAGGGAGTTGTACGCGTACCCAAAGGTAAAGCGCTTGACGATCAACTACAAGAGAAAATGGATTGGTATGTTCAGGGAATTGAAGGGTCAATTCCTTAA
- a CDS encoding iron-containing alcohol dehydrogenase family protein: MPNQISTQTLSTQTPSSLLTLAIAPAKVIRGSSILQTASAEIARLGSRPLIVAGKQTLAITKESLQPILEQQKLDIAAADYGADCCEASLQSLRKAAKAHKADLIIGVGGGKALDTAKLVAHQLQLPVVTIPTSAATCAAWSALSNVYSEDGAFLYDVALSRCPDLLILDYDLIQTAPQHTLVAGIGDAIAKWYEASVSSGHSQQTLIIGAVQQARVLRDILLQKSVAALQAPGSEDWQAVVDASVLMAGVVGGLGGAQCRTVAAHAVHNGLTHIAGHSSIHGEKVAYGILVQLRLEEMVQGNQLAATSRQQLVKFYAEIGLPQKLSDLGLGNITLAELQTAAEIALNPNSDIHRLPFKVALEQLMAAMVSTTAPVDSRDATNRVSVRGISDEVEQ; this comes from the coding sequence ATGCCCAATCAAATTTCTACTCAGACCTTGTCTACTCAAACACCTAGTTCATTATTGACGCTGGCGATCGCGCCAGCAAAAGTAATTCGTGGTTCCAGCATATTGCAGACGGCATCAGCAGAGATTGCGCGTTTGGGGAGTCGTCCCTTAATTGTGGCGGGAAAGCAAACTCTGGCGATTACTAAAGAGAGTTTGCAGCCAATTTTAGAACAGCAAAAATTAGATATCGCTGCAGCTGACTATGGTGCAGATTGCTGTGAAGCTAGCTTGCAATCTTTGCGGAAAGCAGCAAAAGCACATAAAGCTGATTTGATTATCGGTGTTGGTGGTGGTAAAGCACTGGATACAGCGAAGTTAGTAGCCCATCAGTTGCAATTACCAGTAGTGACAATTCCCACCTCTGCGGCTACCTGTGCAGCTTGGTCTGCCCTGTCGAATGTGTATTCTGAGGATGGGGCGTTTCTTTATGATGTGGCGCTATCTCGCTGTCCCGATTTGTTAATCCTGGATTACGACTTGATTCAAACCGCACCACAGCATACCTTAGTAGCGGGAATTGGAGATGCGATCGCCAAGTGGTACGAAGCGTCAGTTAGTAGTGGACATTCCCAACAAACTTTAATTATTGGTGCTGTGCAACAAGCACGAGTTTTGCGCGATATTTTATTGCAAAAGTCAGTCGCCGCCTTGCAAGCGCCAGGTAGTGAAGATTGGCAAGCAGTCGTAGATGCTTCAGTATTGATGGCTGGGGTAGTTGGTGGACTAGGAGGCGCACAATGCCGTACTGTTGCTGCCCATGCAGTGCATAATGGTTTAACTCACATTGCGGGACATAGCAGTATTCACGGTGAAAAAGTTGCCTATGGCATCTTAGTACAACTACGTTTAGAAGAAATGGTACAAGGCAATCAACTAGCAGCCACATCCAGACAACAGCTAGTGAAATTCTATGCAGAGATTGGATTGCCACAAAAATTGAGTGATTTGGGATTGGGCAACATTACCCTAGCTGAACTGCAAACTGCTGCGGAAATCGCCCTCAATCCAAATTCCGATATCCATCGACTACCGTTTAAAGTAGCGCTGGAACAGTTAATGGCGGCGATGGTTTCTACCACTGCACCAGTAGATAGTCGAGATGCGACAAATCGCGTCTCAGTCAGGGGTATCAGTGACGAGGTTGAGCAATGA
- a CDS encoding Ycf51 family protein encodes MLTTADFLQYTQWSGIATLVFAALAVLSFIFKWGIRFRLVGTTGFMLVVTAGLFALSLVPLSRTVIPGAVRYSLVYDNGSTQAVIAITPQITTSELDATLRQAASNLYSYGRLGTKVDSQMTIRARTLTHPEPGLTVPVYLGQVKRSLVSRDDSNITVELYPEKFAQLPKPTA; translated from the coding sequence ATGCTCACAACAGCTGATTTTCTTCAATATACCCAATGGTCAGGGATTGCCACGTTGGTATTTGCTGCCTTAGCAGTCCTGAGTTTTATTTTCAAATGGGGTATCCGCTTTCGGCTGGTGGGTACAACTGGCTTTATGCTAGTGGTCACAGCTGGTTTATTTGCACTTTCATTAGTACCTTTAAGTCGGACTGTGATTCCTGGTGCAGTCCGCTACTCTCTGGTTTATGACAATGGTTCCACACAAGCCGTAATTGCCATCACACCCCAAATTACCACCTCAGAATTAGATGCAACTTTGCGTCAAGCGGCTAGTAATCTCTATTCTTATGGACGTTTAGGCACTAAGGTTGACAGTCAGATGACGATTCGTGCCCGGACTTTGACCCACCCAGAACCAGGGTTAACTGTACCTGTATACTTGGGTCAGGTGAAGCGATCGCTAGTTAGTCGCGATGACTCTAATATCACTGTGGAACTTTACCCAGAAAAATTTGCTCAGTTGCCAAAGCCTACAGCTTAG
- a CDS encoding acetamidase/formamidase family protein — MTHHILKATKDTVHLGGFSHLLAPAITINSGDTIEVETYSGYYVSDKAPPEFLTPEFLDICQNLAPERKIAGGPHLLTGPIYVRDAEPGDVLEVELTAIAPSLPVGFNAIRQGWGALPEIFPQPALRFIPLDLENKIAEFPTNSGIKIPLKPFFGILGVATPETSRISIPPGYYGGNIDNRELQADSRIFLPIFVPGALFSIGDGHAAQGDGEVNVTAIETSMNGKIKLTLRKDLHFTTPIAETLTDIITMGFGETLDAALELALKNMIDFLERFTNLSPEEAYVLCSLAVNFRITQVVNSPQKGVHGMLPKAIFSHKINW; from the coding sequence ATGACACATCACATTTTAAAAGCAACCAAAGATACAGTACATCTCGGTGGTTTTTCTCATTTACTAGCACCAGCAATCACTATTAATTCAGGTGACACGATTGAGGTAGAAACTTACAGTGGTTATTATGTGTCCGACAAAGCGCCACCTGAGTTTCTCACACCAGAATTTCTTGATATTTGCCAAAATTTAGCGCCGGAACGCAAAATTGCTGGCGGGCCGCATTTACTCACTGGGCCGATTTATGTGCGCGATGCAGAACCTGGGGATGTTTTGGAAGTAGAATTAACTGCGATCGCACCCAGTTTACCTGTAGGCTTCAACGCCATTCGTCAAGGTTGGGGCGCTTTACCCGAAATCTTTCCTCAGCCTGCTTTAAGATTTATTCCCCTCGATTTAGAAAACAAGATTGCAGAATTTCCTACAAATAGCGGCATCAAAATTCCTCTCAAACCCTTTTTTGGTATCCTTGGTGTTGCAACTCCCGAAACATCTCGAATTTCTATTCCACCAGGCTATTACGGCGGTAATATTGATAACCGGGAACTACAAGCAGATTCTCGGATATTTTTGCCAATTTTTGTTCCAGGTGCTTTATTTTCTATTGGTGATGGTCATGCTGCCCAGGGAGATGGTGAAGTTAATGTTACTGCTATTGAAACTTCGATGAACGGTAAAATTAAGCTCACTTTACGTAAAGATTTGCATTTCACAACACCAATCGCAGAAACTCTTACTGATATCATCACAATGGGTTTTGGTGAAACCTTAGATGCCGCCTTAGAATTAGCCTTGAAAAATATGATTGATTTCTTGGAGCGCTTTACAAATTTGTCGCCCGAAGAAGCGTATGTATTATGTAGTTTAGCCGTGAATTTTCGCATTACCCAAGTTGTCAACAGCCCTCAAAAAGGCGTGCATGGAATGCTACCGAAAGCAATTTTTTCTCATAAAATCAATTGGTAA
- a CDS encoding DUF2214 family protein — protein sequence MWVSSITAYLHYLGLMLAFGALVVESQFLKQDFSLQAAWKVVMADAVYGLSATVILITGILRVIYFGKGTDYYLSNSVFYLKVSIFILVSLLSLYPTFSFLSWIKDLRNGKTPSLELAKVQRISWMIRGELFGFTLIPLLAAVMARGIGVF from the coding sequence ATGTGGGTTAGTTCTATCACGGCGTATTTACATTACTTAGGGTTAATGCTGGCTTTTGGGGCTTTGGTTGTCGAAAGCCAATTTTTGAAGCAGGATTTCAGCTTACAAGCAGCCTGGAAAGTTGTTATGGCTGATGCGGTTTATGGCTTATCTGCTACAGTTATTCTTATTACAGGTATTTTGCGAGTCATCTACTTTGGCAAAGGAACCGATTACTATCTCAGCAACTCGGTTTTCTATCTGAAGGTGAGCATTTTTATCTTGGTAAGTTTGCTGTCTTTATATCCCACCTTCTCTTTTTTGTCTTGGATTAAAGATTTACGCAATGGCAAAACACCGAGTTTGGAATTAGCAAAAGTGCAGCGAATTTCTTGGATGATTAGAGGAGAATTATTCGGGTTTACCTTAATTCCTTTGCTAGCGGCTGTTATGGCTAGAGGAATTGGGGTGTTTTAA
- a CDS encoding aspartate aminotransferase, translating to MSLDWIVPAERIQKLPPYVFARLDELKAKAREQGLDLIDLGMGNPDGPTPQPVVEAAMAALQNPANHGYPPFEGTANFRRAITNWYNRRYGVTLDPDSEALPLLGSKEGLAHLAIAYINPGDIVLVPSPAYPAHFRGPVIAGGQVYSLILKPENDWLIDLGAIPDEVAQKAKILYFNYPSNPTAATAPREFFEEIVAFARKHEILLVHDLCYAELAFDGYQPTSLLEIPGAKEIGVEFHTLSKTYNMAGWRVGFVVGNRHVIQGLRTLKTNLDYGIFAALQTAAETALQLPDVYLHEVQQRYRTRRDFLIEGLGKLGWDIPKTKATMYLWVKCPVGVGSTDFALDVLQQTGVVVTPGNAFGVAGEGYVRISLIADCDRLGEVLHRFKQAGIHYQ from the coding sequence ATGAGTTTGGATTGGATTGTCCCAGCAGAACGTATACAGAAACTACCACCTTATGTATTTGCTCGTCTAGATGAGCTAAAAGCAAAGGCGAGGGAACAAGGGTTAGATTTGATTGATTTGGGCATGGGAAACCCAGATGGCCCGACACCGCAACCGGTGGTAGAAGCGGCAATGGCAGCTTTGCAAAATCCCGCCAATCATGGCTATCCGCCATTTGAAGGGACTGCAAATTTCCGTCGTGCCATTACCAATTGGTACAATCGCCGTTACGGTGTCACTCTCGATCCCGATAGTGAAGCTTTGCCCCTCCTGGGTTCCAAAGAAGGATTAGCTCATTTAGCGATCGCCTACATCAACCCTGGTGATATCGTTCTGGTACCATCTCCTGCTTATCCCGCCCATTTTCGCGGCCCGGTAATCGCTGGCGGGCAAGTTTATAGCTTGATTCTCAAGCCAGAAAACGACTGGTTAATTGATTTAGGGGCAATTCCCGATGAAGTGGCACAAAAAGCCAAAATCCTCTATTTCAACTATCCCAGCAATCCCACCGCCGCCACCGCACCTCGGGAATTTTTTGAAGAAATCGTTGCCTTTGCGAGGAAACATGAAATTCTTTTAGTGCATGATTTGTGTTATGCCGAGTTAGCATTTGATGGTTATCAACCCACTAGCTTATTAGAAATTCCCGGCGCAAAAGAAATTGGTGTAGAGTTTCACACCTTATCCAAAACCTACAATATGGCAGGTTGGCGTGTTGGGTTTGTGGTGGGGAATCGCCATGTCATCCAAGGTTTGCGGACTTTAAAAACCAATTTGGACTATGGGATTTTTGCTGCCTTACAAACAGCCGCAGAAACCGCCTTGCAACTGCCAGATGTATATTTGCATGAAGTCCAGCAACGCTACCGCACTCGTCGCGATTTCCTGATTGAAGGATTAGGCAAGTTAGGTTGGGATATTCCCAAAACTAAAGCCACAATGTATCTCTGGGTGAAATGTCCTGTAGGCGTTGGTTCTACAGATTTTGCCCTAGATGTCTTGCAACAAACCGGCGTTGTCGTCACTCCCGGTAATGCCTTTGGCGTTGCTGGCGAAGGATATGTCAGGATAAGTTTAATTGCAGATTGCGATCGCTTGGGCGAAGTTCTGCACAGATTTAAACAAGCTGGTATCCATTATCAGTAA